DNA sequence from the Shewanella piezotolerans WP3 genome:
CAATTGCCAAAGCGTTTCTTTGCTCTGTGTTACTTTAAATAGTCAGCCGCATCTACTGGCGCTTTCGCTGCTTCATCAGCTTCGTAAAAAGGCATCACTTTTACATTTGCAATTGACGCTATGATTGAACCAGGGAAAATTTCAACGGCAGTATTGAGTTCTGAAACGGCGCTATTATAAAAACGACGTGCGGCAGAAAGCTGTGCTTCAACTTCGTTATAGGTTTGCATGGCTTGTAACATGGTATTGTCTGAACGAAGTTCAGGATAATTTTCAACGCTCACCATAAGTTGCGACATTTTCTGATTCAACTGTTCAGATACTTGCAGATGTTTTTTTACGGCAGCTGGGTCAGTGTCGCTATAACCCTCTATCGCTTGCGTCCTAAGCTCGGTGATTTCAGTCAGTAATGACTTTTCATGATCCATAAACTTTTGCGCTATCTTCAAGATATTTGGCACTAAGTTAGAACGTTTTTTTAGCTGCACATCGATGCCTGATAATGCTTCTCGGCCCGCATTGCGTTTTTTAATTAAGCTGACATACCAGAGGTAAGCAATGATCACTGCTAACCCTAAGCCCAATAAAATACCTTCCATTACTACATATCCTTATCGTTGTTATTCGTGCCTTTCTATTGAGGCATCTGCACCAATATGCTGAGAAACTTGCTATTTCTCGCGTAACTATTGGTTTTAATAGCCACACTGTTACTTATTTAGCCGCCAAAATCCAGCCTAATAGGCTAACTAAGTCGCATTTTCTGTTGGTGTTTTTTAACTCAATGTTCACGCTATTGGCCTAATTAGGTCGATAAAATCACATTTCACTGCTTAATATTGCTGGCTTGTCATCATTAATGGATTAGGCTTACCAAATAACATTAACTGGCCAAATTACCAACAACAATAAAAGATAATACGATTAAAATCAGCAGCTAACAACAAGATGAAATTAGTGTTTTTTTGTACAGCTTTGCAATCAGGTTGGTGTTCATAGCTAATGTTTAAAGAAATTAGTTATGTATTGGACTATTGATATCTAAAAAGCAGCATTAAGGTTTGAAAAACTGACTAAACAGACCTACTCACGAAACTTAATGCAGTAGTCTCAAACTCGCTTACTCTTCATTCAGCCGGGATACAGTTACGAGCCGCTATAGTCATCACATCCTAGGCGACATTGTTAACCAATCAATCCCTTTTTGGACTCATTTTATATGAGTCCTTTTTTTGGGCTCTATTTACGACTAACACATTGTTTAAACATGAATAACTGTTCATCTAATCTGTCTTTAGCATTCAGCTTTGATACAGCTTGTAAGCGCTATATTAGAGTCATCCCCAACGGACAGTTATTTTGTAAGCTTTACCGAACATTGTTAACCAATCAATCCCTTTGGACTCATTCTACATGAGTCCTTTTTTTTGGCTTTAATTATGACTAACACATTGTTTAAACATGAATAACTGTTCATCTAATCTGTCTTTAGCATTCAGCTTTGATACAGCTTGTAAGCGCTATATTAGAGTCATCCCCAACGGACAGTTATTTTGTAAGCTTTACCGAACATTGTTAACCAATCAATCCCTTTTGGACTCATTCAACATGAGTCCTTTTTTTTTGGCTTTAATTATGACTAACACATTGTTTAAACATGAATAACTGTTCATCTAATCTGTCTTTAGCATTCAGCTTTGATACAGCTTGTAGGCGCTATATTAGAGTCATCCCCAACGGACAGTTATTTTGTAAGCTTTACCGAACATTGTTAACCAATCAATCCCTTTTGGACTCATTCAACATGAGTCCTTTTTTTGGCTTTAATTATGACTAACACATTGTTTAAACATGAATAACTGTTCATCTAATCTGTCTTTAGCGTTCAGCTTTGATACAGCTTGTAAACGCTATATTAGAGTCATCCCCAACGGACAGTTATTTTGTAAGCTTTACCGAACATTGTTAACCAATCAATCCCTTTGGACTCATTCTACATGAGTCCTTTTTTTTGACTTTTTACTTTTTCCCTCACTTTCCAAAAACACCACGCTGGTTAGCTATACCGCGCTGCTGTAAGCTTTACAGGTCATTTTAAGGTTCAATTAATTTTTGTTATCCATCATGCAAGCTCAATTTACATATCGAACCATAGATATAGCGCTTCGACTACAAAATTGATGTTTCAGAGCAACCTAAGCTGACTCAATAACAAACATAAAAATAATTAGACAATTGAAGGAAGATCAAATGAGCACCGATAAAGGCGAGAGCTTGCCTCTACCTAACGACCCACCCTCGAGCCCCGAGCAGAAACAGAGTGGCTGGTTTGTAAACTTTCTCAATGTTGTTGAACGTTTAGGTAACTTACTGCCTCACCCTATAACGCTATTTGCAATGTTTTGCGCCGCGGTTGTGGTGATTAGTGGTGTTGCTGGTTACTTTGAACTAACGGTTATTGACCCTCGCCCAGAAGGAGCCTCTGGTCGCAGCGCTGACGGTCTCATTCACGTTGTAAGCCTGATGAATGCCGAAGGCTTGCGTATGATCGTATCAAACTTGGTCACCAACTTTACTGGCTTTACCCCGCTCGGAACCGTGCTTGTTGCGCTGTTAGGTGTTGGTATTGCTGAACGTTCTGGTTTGCTTTCTGCAGCTATGCGTTTATTGGTTATGGGGACATCAAAGCGCCTTGTGACCCTCACCATAGTATTTGCAGGCATTGTGTCTAACACCGCAGCCGAGCTTGGCTATGTGGTACTTATTCCAATGGCGGCGATGATCTTCCACTCGCTCGGTCGCCATCCATTAGCTGGTCTGGCCGCTGCATTTGCTGGTGTCTCAGGCGGTTATAGTGCCAACCTCTTACTCGGTACTGTTGATCCTCTTTTATCTGGGATCACTGAAGCAGCCGCACAGATGATTGACCCTGAATACCTTGTTGGCCCAGAGGTGAACTGGTATTTCATGTTTGTTTCAACCTTCTTAATCACCTTCTTAGGCGCGCTTGTTACCGAGAAAATTGTTGAGCCTAAACTGGGTAAGTATGATCCCAGTGAAGCGGCTACAGATCTCAGCGAACAAAAGATGGACGGGGTGACCGATATAGAGAAGAAAGCGCTTAAGGCTGCAGGTCTTGCCGTATTGGCGATGTCGGTGTTACTCGCGCTTACCATCATTCCTGAGGGCGCGCCGCTGCGAAACCCCGATACAGGTCTAGTTGCAGGCTCACCATTTCTGAAAGGGATCGTCGCCTTTATCTTTATCTGCTTTGCTATTCCAGGTTTAGTTTACGGTAGAGTTGTCGGCAGCATGAAGCGTGATGTCGACGTAATTAATGCCATGTCTCACAGCATGAGTAGCATGGGCATGTACATCGTACTGGTGTTTTTTGCCTCGCAATTTGTCGCCTTCTTTAAGTGGACTAACTTAGGTGCGGTATTGGCAGTATCAGGTGCAGACGCATTAAATGCTATTGGCCTCACTGGACCATTAGTATTTGTGCTGTTTATTATGATGTGTGGTTTTATTAACTTAATGCTTGGCAGTGCTTCTGCTCAGTGGGCAGTTACCGCCCCTATCTTTGTCCCTATGCTTATGCTTGTTGGTTATGCTCCAGAAACTATTCAAGCGGCCTATAGAATCGGCGACTCAGTGACTAACCTCATTACTCCGATGATGAGCTATTTTGGCCTCATTTTAGCGGTTGCATCGCAATATAAGAAGAATCTCGGCATCGGCACCTTAGTCGCCACTATGTTGCCATACTCCATCGTGTTCTTTATTGGCTGGACCTGCTTCTTCTTCATCTGGGTATTCGGCTTTGGTTTGCCAGTAGGACCAGGCGCAGAGACCTATTACACCCCTTAAGTACTAGACGCTAAAAATAGTCAATACTGATGATTAGACCGTATCTTATATTATGAGATACGGTCTTTTTTATAGGAGATAGATTAGCAGATAACTCTCGAATATTAGAAGATCTAGGGCGAGAAATTGAGGTTTAGGGCTCTATTAGCGCATATTAACTTTTAACTACTTGGTTACTCACTTTTAGACAACAGTTTGTTTGTGCTTGAGCACTTCGACATCTAAAAGCCAAACCAATCAAACTTCGTTTGATATAAGATCGTGGCGCTTCGCCCACACCCGAGCCAAGGGGCAAAGCGCTTGCGCCCCTTAACAATCCCTCAGCGCCCCAAACGAAGTTGCCTTCCTCATACTTATTCGAAATAGCCTAGCGCTTCCGATGGGACATCCTGTCCCGCGAAAGCTATGCCCACGTCCGTGTGGGCATTACGGCTATTTCTTCAACGCACTTCGGTAACTTCGATGGGGAGTGGGTGTATTGGCTGAGTCTGTAATGGCTGTTAGTCACTAGATATCAGCCTAACGGGCAAGCTCATTATTGTCGGATAGGCGGCACTTGTTACCAAGTGCCACCCTCCTAAGAACCGTACGTGCAACTTTCACTGCATACGGCTCAAGCCTCCACAAAGGCGTATTCTGTTACCCAGCACCCTACATAGCAGCCAAAACAGGATCAAACCAAGAGTTTCTGCCTTCCTTTGCCCGTTTCCGCTTACTTAAGTAAGCTTCGTATTCGGGGTCGTAAGGTATAGCTGCGCTCCTGATTTTCACATGTCTTTTTATCGGCGTTTGAGCTATCTGAACCAGATTAAAATGGCAGTCCATGTTGGCAATCTTCTGCCAGCCATGGAATTGCCACCCACCTATGCGATTCATGTAATATTTACGCCTCACCCAGTCCTTACTTTTCGTTGGATGACGCCTTACCGCCCATCGCCATAACAGCCAGAAAAGTTGATGGCCTACATAACCGAAAACTTGCTTTGCAACACTGTGGCGATAATAGTTCGCCCATCCTCTCAGTTTCGGATTCAATATTTTGATTAAATCGTTAACGGGGATTGTTGGATGTTTTCTGATGAATTCACGTAGATTACTCAAAAATGATAGAACGTTACTCTTGCTCGGTTTAATGAGCAGTTTGCCTTTGTACTTCCTAAGATTGAATCCCAGAAAGTCAAAACCATCATCGATATGAGTTATGTGCGTTTTCTCATCAGAGAGTGTTAAGCCTCTTTCCTGTAGAAAGCCCATGAGTTGCGGTTTGATTTCATTGACGAGCACTTCCTTCGAAGAACCTGTGATAACAAAATCATCTGCGTACCCGATAAAGTTGACTCTATTCCCTGTTTTACAAGCAATAGACTTAACCAACTGTTCTAACCCAGCCAGCGTCAGTAACATCAGCGTTGGGGAGATTATCCCGCCTTGCGGTGTTCCTTCTGCTGTTTTGTAGAACAATCCTTTATCAACATAACCACATCCAAGCCATTGTTTCAGCATTCGCTTATCTAATTGAATGTTATCGATGAGCCATTGATGACCAATCTTATCGAAACAGGCTTTGATATCTCCCTCAAGAACCCACTGACTAGAGCGCTTCATACACAAACATTTGAAGCACTGTGCAATTGCATCTGCTGCGCTTCGGTTAGGTCGAAAGCCATAGCTATTGAGGTCGGCTGCCGTTTCTGAAATAGGCTCCAAGGCGAGAAGATGAAGCGCTTGTTGCGCTCTGTCTATCATGCAGGGAATGCCTAAAGGTCTGAGTTTGCCGTTTTTCTTGGGGATGTAGATCCGCCTGAGCGGTTTGGCATGATAGCCTTTTCTGCTCAGTTGATTGACCGCCGCCATACACCGGACATCGGTGTTCCAGATGATGCCGTCGATTCCAGGTGTTTTGCTGCCTTTGTTTTGAGAAACTCTTTTAACTGCAAGCAATTTTGCTGATTTAGAGTGAGTTAATATCCACTGCAACGCTTTCGCCTTACCGTGTTTA
Encoded proteins:
- the ltrA gene encoding group II intron reverse transcriptase/maturase, encoding MMASIEVSASPNSAQWQSINWKAVKQHVLKLQMRIAKATREGKHGKAKALQWILTHSKSAKLLAVKRVSQNKGSKTPGIDGIIWNTDVRCMAAVNQLSRKGYHAKPLRRIYIPKKNGKLRPLGIPCMIDRAQQALHLLALEPISETAADLNSYGFRPNRSAADAIAQCFKCLCMKRSSQWVLEGDIKACFDKIGHQWLIDNIQLDKRMLKQWLGCGYVDKGLFYKTAEGTPQGGIISPTLMLLTLAGLEQLVKSIACKTGNRVNFIGYADDFVITGSSKEVLVNEIKPQLMGFLQERGLTLSDEKTHITHIDDGFDFLGFNLRKYKGKLLIKPSKSNVLSFLSNLREFIRKHPTIPVNDLIKILNPKLRGWANYYRHSVAKQVFGYVGHQLFWLLWRWAVRRHPTKSKDWVRRKYYMNRIGGWQFHGWQKIANMDCHFNLVQIAQTPIKRHVKIRSAAIPYDPEYEAYLSKRKRAKEGRNSWFDPVLAAM
- a CDS encoding AbgT family transporter; the encoded protein is MSTDKGESLPLPNDPPSSPEQKQSGWFVNFLNVVERLGNLLPHPITLFAMFCAAVVVISGVAGYFELTVIDPRPEGASGRSADGLIHVVSLMNAEGLRMIVSNLVTNFTGFTPLGTVLVALLGVGIAERSGLLSAAMRLLVMGTSKRLVTLTIVFAGIVSNTAAELGYVVLIPMAAMIFHSLGRHPLAGLAAAFAGVSGGYSANLLLGTVDPLLSGITEAAAQMIDPEYLVGPEVNWYFMFVSTFLITFLGALVTEKIVEPKLGKYDPSEAATDLSEQKMDGVTDIEKKALKAAGLAVLAMSVLLALTIIPEGAPLRNPDTGLVAGSPFLKGIVAFIFICFAIPGLVYGRVVGSMKRDVDVINAMSHSMSSMGMYIVLVFFASQFVAFFKWTNLGAVLAVSGADALNAIGLTGPLVFVLFIMMCGFINLMLGSASAQWAVTAPIFVPMLMLVGYAPETIQAAYRIGDSVTNLITPMMSYFGLILAVASQYKKNLGIGTLVATMLPYSIVFFIGWTCFFFIWVFGFGLPVGPGAETYYTP
- a CDS encoding LemA family protein, with amino-acid sequence MEGILLGLGLAVIIAYLWYVSLIKKRNAGREALSGIDVQLKKRSNLVPNILKIAQKFMDHEKSLLTEITELRTQAIEGYSDTDPAAVKKHLQVSEQLNQKMSQLMVSVENYPELRSDNTMLQAMQTYNEVEAQLSAARRFYNSAVSELNTAVEIFPGSIIASIANVKVMPFYEADEAAKAPVDAADYLK